In Rhinopithecus roxellana isolate Shanxi Qingling chromosome 16, ASM756505v1, whole genome shotgun sequence, a single genomic region encodes these proteins:
- the PLIN2 gene encoding perilipin-2 isoform X2, protein MASVAVDPQLSVVTRVINLPLVSSTYDLMSSAYLSTKDQYPYLKSVCEMAEKGVKTITSVAMTSALPIIQKLEPQIAVANIYACKGLDRIEERLPILNQPSTQIVANAKGAVTGAKDAVTTTVTGAKDSVASTITGVMDKTKGAVTGSVEKTKSVVSGSINTVLGSRMMQLVSSGVENALTKSELLVEQYLPLTEEELEKEAKKVEGFDLVQKPSYYVRLGSLSTKLRSRAYQQALSRVKEAKQKSQETISQLHSTVHLIEFARKNVHSTNQKIQDAQDKLYLSWVEWKRSIGYDDTDESHCAEHIESRTLEIARNLTQQLQTTCHNLLSNIQGVPQNIQDQAKHMGVMAGDIYSVFRSAASFKEVSDSLLTSSKGQLQKMKESLDDVMDYLVNNTPLNWLVGPFYPQLTESQNAQDQGAEMDKSSQETQRSEHKTH, encoded by the exons ATGGCATCCGTTGCAGTTGATCCACAACTG AGTGTGGTGACTCGGGTGATCAATCTGCCCTTGGTAAGCTCCACGTATGACCTCATGTCCTCAGCCTATCTCAGTACAAAGGACCAATATCCCTACCTGAAGTCTGTATGTGAGATGGCAGAGAAGGGCGTGAAGACCATCACCTCCGTGGCCATGACCAGTGCTCTGCCCATCATCCAGAAGCTAGAACCGCAAA TTGCAGTTGCCAATATCTATGCCTGTAAGGGGCTAGACAGGATTGAGGAGAGACTGCCTATTCTGAATCAGCCATCAACTCAG ATTGTTGCCAATGCCAAAGGTGCTGTGACTGGGGCAAAAGATGCTGTGACAACTACCGTGACTGGGGCCAAGGATTCTGTGGCCAGCACGATTACAGGGGTGATGGACAAGACCAAAGGGGCAGTGACTGGCAGTGTGGAGAAGACCAAGTCTGTGGTCAGTGGCAGCATTAACACAGTATTGGGGAGTCGGATGATGCAGCTTGTGAGCAGTGGCGTAGAAAATGCACTCACCAAATCAGAGCTGTTGGTAGAACAGTACCTCCCTCTCACTGAGGAAGAACTAG aaaaagaagcaaaaaaagtTGAAGGATTTGATCTGGTTCAGAAGCCAAGTTATTATGTTAGACTGGGATCCCTATCTACCAAGCTTCGCTCCCGTGCCTACCAGCAGGCTCTCAGCAGGGTTAAAGAAGCTAAGCAAAAAAGCCAAGAGACCATTTCTCAGCTCCATTCTACTGTTCACCTG ATTGAATTTGCCAGGAAGAATGTGCATAGTACCAATCAGAAAATTCAGGATGCTCAGGATAAGCTCTACCTCTCATGGGTGGAGTGGAAAAGGAGCATTGGATACGATGATACTGATGAGTCCCACTGTGCTGAG cacATTGAGTCACGTACTCTTGAAATTGCCCGCAACCTGACTCAGCAGCTCCAGACCACGTGCCACAACCTCCTGTCCAACATCCAAGGCGTACCACAGAACATCCAAGATCAGGCCAAGCACATGGGGGTGATGGCAGGTGACATCTACTCAGTGTTCCGCAGTGCTGCCTCCTTTAAGGAAGTGTCTGACAGCCTCCTCACTTCTAGCAAGGGGCAGCTGCAGAAAATGAAGGAATCTTTAGATGATGTGATGGATTATCTTGTTAACAACACGCCCCTCAACTGGCTGGTAGGTCCCTTTTATCCTCAGCTGACTGAGTCTCAGAATGCTCAGGACCAAGGTGCAGAGATGGACAAGAGCAGCCAGGAGACCCAGCGATCTGAGCACAAAACTCATTAA
- the PLIN2 gene encoding perilipin-2 isoform X1 — protein MASVAVDPQLSVVTRVINLPLVSSTYDLMSSAYLSTKDQYPYLKSVCEMAEKGVKTITSVAMTSALPIIQKLEPQIAVANIYACKGLDRIEERLPILNQPSTQIVANAKGAVTGAKDAVTTTVTGAKDSVASTITGVMDKTKGAVTGSVEKTKSVVSGSINTVLGSRMMQLVSSGVENALTKSELLVEQYLPLTEEELEKEAKKVEGFDLVQKPSYYVRLGSLSTKLRSRAYQQALSRVKEAKQKSQETISQLHSTVHLIEFARKNVHSTNQKIQDAQDKLYLSWVEWKRSIGYDDTDESHCAEHIESRTLEIARNLTQQLQTTCHNLLSNIQGVPQNIQDQAKHMGVMAGDIYSVFRSAASFKEVSDSLLTSSKGQLQKMKESLDDVMDYLVNNTPLNWLVLDFTTIDLTSETDEIPDIIALEEENGSNHSHANDPVLSEQNVE, from the exons ATGGCATCCGTTGCAGTTGATCCACAACTG AGTGTGGTGACTCGGGTGATCAATCTGCCCTTGGTAAGCTCCACGTATGACCTCATGTCCTCAGCCTATCTCAGTACAAAGGACCAATATCCCTACCTGAAGTCTGTATGTGAGATGGCAGAGAAGGGCGTGAAGACCATCACCTCCGTGGCCATGACCAGTGCTCTGCCCATCATCCAGAAGCTAGAACCGCAAA TTGCAGTTGCCAATATCTATGCCTGTAAGGGGCTAGACAGGATTGAGGAGAGACTGCCTATTCTGAATCAGCCATCAACTCAG ATTGTTGCCAATGCCAAAGGTGCTGTGACTGGGGCAAAAGATGCTGTGACAACTACCGTGACTGGGGCCAAGGATTCTGTGGCCAGCACGATTACAGGGGTGATGGACAAGACCAAAGGGGCAGTGACTGGCAGTGTGGAGAAGACCAAGTCTGTGGTCAGTGGCAGCATTAACACAGTATTGGGGAGTCGGATGATGCAGCTTGTGAGCAGTGGCGTAGAAAATGCACTCACCAAATCAGAGCTGTTGGTAGAACAGTACCTCCCTCTCACTGAGGAAGAACTAG aaaaagaagcaaaaaaagtTGAAGGATTTGATCTGGTTCAGAAGCCAAGTTATTATGTTAGACTGGGATCCCTATCTACCAAGCTTCGCTCCCGTGCCTACCAGCAGGCTCTCAGCAGGGTTAAAGAAGCTAAGCAAAAAAGCCAAGAGACCATTTCTCAGCTCCATTCTACTGTTCACCTG ATTGAATTTGCCAGGAAGAATGTGCATAGTACCAATCAGAAAATTCAGGATGCTCAGGATAAGCTCTACCTCTCATGGGTGGAGTGGAAAAGGAGCATTGGATACGATGATACTGATGAGTCCCACTGTGCTGAG cacATTGAGTCACGTACTCTTGAAATTGCCCGCAACCTGACTCAGCAGCTCCAGACCACGTGCCACAACCTCCTGTCCAACATCCAAGGCGTACCACAGAACATCCAAGATCAGGCCAAGCACATGGGGGTGATGGCAGGTGACATCTACTCAGTGTTCCGCAGTGCTGCCTCCTTTAAGGAAGTGTCTGACAGCCTCCTCACTTCTAGCAAGGGGCAGCTGCAGAAAATGAAGGAATCTTTAGATGATGTGATGGATTATCTTGTTAACAACACGCCCCTCAACTGGCTG